In Tubulanus polymorphus chromosome 2, tnTubPoly1.2, whole genome shotgun sequence, a single window of DNA contains:
- the LOC141900804 gene encoding uncharacterized protein LOC141900804 isoform X5: MAFQQRGQNIYQHQRSIIHKQEIIHKTTELNQQNYQRSIQHQQQQGMDHPQVEFEPIQQVTIEQPGLAPDLNQQNYQRSIQHQQGMDHPQVEFEPIQQVKIEQPGLAPDLNQQNYQRSIQHQHGVDQPQVEFESIQQVMVEQPGLAKQPDERLQHQQSRPMNQFGQKSTFHYENMGLQEGMKSPPVVPPKPQVRRTQTHHYQTITQTPQELLRRQQSPQPSERVNTWHSNRTQQQPMPPHSLQDSTSWQQQHGMTGSPSFKQGNQSPFQPANQQPSARYIQSPPPANLHHPQSPASHLHSPAGPRGHYPQSPANQPLSPGQFSPAGQPTPGYRTQSPGTQPSQRQFPQSPANQPPPGHHPQSPANQPPVYQPQPRVPSGDQKTNQPGQAYVKLRRAEVEDTMKPDQMENGKDPVTYVDGKCTCCPYGYHIDLDFINFCDSMANGNLLLKLKKIKRHKRQLRKSMEIYLQNQDSNETATYTPQESLFSMAEQDESATKEILAEIDSSVDAALSSIDTMFAPGPKKSKPVSDADFSQPRQSHSRSESISSLSSVEYDRSPVFPSQTFGHFSSTHETQNDSTHHITSQQIAANMASCFRSDSPTNSDASTQSQVTPQQLQNIREQMAVSLKRLRELEDQVKAIPLLQVRISVLKEEKRIMMLQLEAKNKRPPTRTLGVGDGSVDDYERPRGRSRSQSPTGRAFEMSEFQSYRRTNRTNMSRYLLQSDSESSRSSPTLKPDTKSTGVGDSDVRQPYFLQPRLVEKAELTSALRNIVSHTAVHSEHHTRIHEKEIHTVIVNQALKQQEQQQQQQQQTSVQFTQQTPLTEHKKPTRTIGVGEGNVFDDGTSSSSRMHLHEKELRTVILADTKKAVVTRNVGVSVRVPTRDVGVTFVHEVEKPRTRDVGINVEEVTYRRGLRGESGEFAQYAAMARGGAAAGGEYGYQQDDSHSSSSSASSKFVTTRFTEKRSTNIAIHEQKVKMALRDALKFNVKSVGCMVRMSNVDKETMCDSIKHVSVGCSEDSIDVEVKPRVMTRSVGVEVKPSTCNGITWTERLYAFDAATNTTVPQLIQRATNTSKTVAYPAATNTEAIPLYSVGSNTDVNVFLSTKQLRHEGVNAVTSTSEKSNNTERKPLVTQNYDCQIYFREEGSDTGRDLVVTDGSTNTECEKCIARQLQDEAEERWNSENMETSSSSYGGVVGGGVGVGGGSRQMTHHSSRTIIKGGAGGAGFDRSGASGQSISKGELIRNTRGFISSQPGYGGSSQYSSSVSGSGGNGMRTGYVERGYVTSTGVMDGMNTNGLVDTARNGDATRRVITSVRTLGSAIDPNNPSPLGAVGTGICTVETKITTQTFEDRSSLSGLYDYSDGSEQGSSETLSLVESGQTSDGAGGEVSAGVSGDVEVVEQGESLKTGQRTLITDKICSKETVVRKIGRSGIDGLTMQDMLGQSSSTQSRKDSKRKEYFISGHVTSPKLTAEKVVIADKSDTDGSDSEMSGSEYFSQENNGTIIRKQHATVSSSDEKSSSNQDSSNGNNVVTGSEQSSAIQEKSSSHQGSMSMSMSSSSSADSGISSLTSAETHDTNLSDSPPLSAKIAAEIEAELRSSHSESGKTSETSSSRIVGRRITGAPSRVHSHSASVVYDPVPVSNIPVPLSRRINDIPNTKHTINTGGSTTTYRTVTEHSGVKEESVPVSMISSSQSGAISSSFGTVTSPSSIEIIKSVDNGDSSSSASSGSGMNRTKTVTTTTTEKSFSGGSGGNTDIFGLPSGLKSKTESFGSESHTVITKTDIKDDAVGAMIDNLHEKCEAGTTSHRESSDDVLTDVIKLPTSPTRFTSSKHITIHRQVVSDSDAIKESSMEEFHKTVDGQTVEHCVKRSGSFSADTEIKGLSNAGENVSSVSDENTDNTELQRSDSYQLKSIMKKGGDQSASRMKKEIKFAIGTVGGNIQMRSGQRSQIRGESYVSTSSDESVSTDEDEDDDDDDDEGNDSESSTGSFDEGSYDGQKGCIVYTCKDDEKIAQGTQGAHMFDQNIRETFDMNSDVRAACEAVSKHLLDGEELVDETLKSEMEIIRQEWFKISSQRMSNQYQVEDFLSAVNEISDDLLSLVINLSDTNGNSAVHYAVSHCNFEIVSLLIDTEVCDINKPNKAGYTPIMLASLAQVHSESQREVIRHLFREGDVNKKASQAGQTALMLAVSHGKREMVKLLLDCGADINAQDEDGSSALMCASEHGHADIVKVLLAQPEIDPLMHDNDGSTALSIAMDNGHRDIAVLLYAKRSPRRQGSPMMIRKLSSLIK, encoded by the exons ATGGCGTTTCAACAAAGAGGCCAAAATATCTATCAGCACCAAAGATCAATCATCCACAAGcaagaaataattcataaaacaACTGAACTGAATCAGCAAAATTATCAGCGTAGCATTCAACATCAACAGCAACAAGGCATGGATCATCCTCAGGTAGAATTTGAACCTATTCAGCAAGTTACAATTGAACAACCCGGTTTAGCCCCTGATCTGAATCAGCAAAATTATCAGCGTAGTATTCAACATCAACAAGGCATGGATCATCCTCAGGTAGAATTTGAACCTATTCAGCAAGTTAAAATTGAACAACCCGGTTTAGCCCCTGATCTGAATCAGCAAAATTATCAGCGTAGTATTCAACATCAACACGGCGTGGATCAGCCTCAGGTGgaatttgaatctattcagcAAGTAATGGTTGAACAACCCGGTTTAGCGAAGCAGCCCGATGAACGTTTGCAACATCAACAATCTCGACCGATGAATCAGTTCGGCCAGAAATCGACGTTTCACTACGAGAATATGGGATTGCAGGAAGGTATGAAGAGTCCTCCGGTAGTTCCACCAAAACCTCAAGTCAGACGAACTCAGACTCATCACTACCAGACGATAACGCAAACACCGCAGGAATTACTGAGGAGACAACAATCACCGCAGCCATCTGAGAGGGTTAATACCTGGCATTCAAACAGAACTCAACAGCAGCCGATGCCTCCACATTCTCTACAAGATTCGACTTCGTGGCAACAGCAACACGGAATGACAGGATCTCCTAGCTTCAAACAGGGAAATCAATCACCATTTCAACCAGCGAATCAACAACCCTCGGCACGCTATATTCAATCACCTCCTCCGGCTAACCTACATCATCCTCAATCTCCAGCCAGTCACCTTCATTCTCCCGCTGGCCCCCGTGGTCATTACCCTCAGTCTCCGGCAAACCAGCCACTATCCCCGGGTCAATTCTCTCCCGCGGGCCAGCCGACCCCGGGTTACCGCACTCAGTCACCGGGAACCCAACCATCCCAACGCCAGTTCCCTCAGTCCCCCGCAAACCAACCACCTCCTGGCCACCATCCCCAGTCTCCTGCCAACCAACCCCCGGTGTACCAACCTCAACCTAGAGTGCCGTCTGGTGATCAGAAGACTAACCAGCCAGGACAGGCGTACGTGAAACTCAGGCGAGCAGAAG TGGAAGATACAATGAAACCCGATCAGATGGAGAACGGTAAAGACCCCGTCACGTATGTCGACGGTAAATGTACTTGCTGTCCCTATGGTTACCATATTGACCTCGACTTTATTAATTTCTGCGACAGTATGGCTAACGGTAATTTGCTACTTAAGCTAAAAAAGATCAAACGTCACAAAAGACAGCTACGAAAATCGATGGAAATTTATCTTCAAAACCAGGATTCGAATGAAACGGCGACGTACACGCCGCAAGAGTCGTTATTCTCAATGGCTGAACAGGATGAAAGCGCTACGAAAGAAATTCTTGCTGAAATCGATTCCTCCGTTGATGCTGCCCTGTCGTCTATAGATACGATGTTCGCGCCCGGTCCTAAAAAGTCGAAACCGGTTTCGGATGCAGATTTCTCGCAACCGCGACAGTCTCATTCCCGCAGTGAATCGATAAGCTCGTTGTCGTCGGTAGAATACGATCGATCGCCGGTGTTTCCTTCGCAAACTTTCGGCCATTTTAGCTCGACGCACGAAACGCAAAATGATTCCACTCATCACATTACTTCGCAGCAGATCGCGGCTAATATGGCGTCGTGTTTTCGATCCGATAGTCCGACGAACAGCGACGCGTCGACCCAGTCGCAAGTTACGCCCCaacaattacaaaatatccgCGAACAAATGGCTGTTAGTTTAAAGCGATTACGTGAACTCGAGGATCAGGTGAAAGCGATTCCGTTATTGCAAGTTCGTATTTCCGTGCTGAAAGAAGAAAAGCGAATTATGATGTTACAACTGGAAGCGAAGAATAAACGACCTCCGACGAGGACTCTCGGAGTCGGTGACGGTTCGGTCGATGATTACGAGAGACCGAGAGGTCGCTCTCGAAGTCAATCTCCGACCGGGCGAGCGTTCGAAATGTCCGAGTTTCAGTCGTATCGACGAACGAATCGTACGAACATGAGTCGTTATTTGTTACAGAGCGACAGCGAAAGCAGTCGGTCGTCGCCGACGTTAAAACCGGATACAAAATCAACCGGTGTCGGCGATTCCGACGTGCGACAGCCGTACTTTTTACAGCCTCGGCTCGTCGAGAAAGCCGAATTAACGAGCGCTCTGAGAAACATCGTTAGTCACACAGCGGTTCATTCTGAACATCACACGCGAATTCACGAGAAGGAGATTCACACAGTGATCGTAAATCAAGCCTTAAAGCAACaagaacaacaacaacaacaacagcagcagacgTCCGTTCAATTTACCCAGCAGACGCCTTTAACCGAGCATAAAAAACCAACTCGTACAATCGGCGTCGGTGAAGGCAATGTTTTTGACGATGGTACATCTTCGTCGAGTCGCATGCATCTACACGAGAAAGAGCTTCGTACGGTCATTCTAGCCGATACGAAGAAAGCCGTCGTTACTCGTAACGTCGGTGTCTCCGTACGTGTTCCAACTCGAGACGTCGGCGTTACTTTCGTCCACGAAGTCGAGAAACCTCGAACGCGTGACGTCGGGATAAACGTCGAAGAGGTAACGTATAGACGAGGCTTGCGCGGTGAAAGCGGTGAGTTCGCTCAGTACGCCGCTATGGCTCGAGGAGGAGCTGCTGCTGGTGGAGAGTATGGTTATCAACAAGATGATTCTCATAGCTCCTCGTCATCCGCGTCGTCGAAATTCGTCACGACGAGATTCACGGAAAAACGCTCGACGAATATCGCGATTCACGAACAGAAAGTAAAGATGGCTTTGCGCGATGCTTTGAAATTCAACGTTAAAAGCGTCGGTTGTATGGTGAGAATGTCGAACGTCGATAAAGAAACGATGTGCGATTCTATAAAACACGTCAGCGTCGGTTGCAGCGAGGATAGTATAGACGTCGAAGTAAAACCGAGGGTGATGACGAGATCGGTCGGAGTCGAAGTCAAACCGTCGACGTGTAACGGTATCACGTGGACCGAGCGTTTATACGCGTTCGACGCCGCTACCAATACGACCGTGCCGCAATTAATACAACGAGCTACCAACACGTCGAAAACGGTCGCGTATCCGGCGGCGACGAATACCGAAGCGATACCTCTATACAGCGTCGGCTCGAATACGGATGTTAACGTTTTCCTCAGCACGAAACAGTTACGTCACGAAGGCGTCAACGCCGTTACGAGTACGAGCGAAAAGTCGAATAACACCGAACGAAAACCGCTGGTAACGCAGAATTACGATTGTCAGATTTATTTCCGCGAGGAAGGAAGCGACACGGGTAGAGATTTAGTCGTTACCGATGGTTCGACGAATACTGAATGCGAGAAATGCATCGCTCGACAGCTGCAGGATGAAGCAGAAGAACGATGGAATAGTGAAAACATGGAaacatcatcgtcgtcgtatGGTGGAGTTGTTGGAGGCGGTGTTGGAGTCGGAGGTGGTTCTAGACAAATGACGCATCATTCATCACGTACGATAATAAAAGGTGGCGCTGGTGGTGCCGGATTCGACAGGTCTGGTGCGTCCGGACAGTCTATTTCTAAAGGTGAATTAATTCGGAATACTCGAGGATTCATCAGCTCACAGCCCGGTTACGGTGGATCGAGTCAGTATAGTAGTTCAGTATCGGGATCAGGTGGTAATGGGATGCGAACCGGATACGTAGAACGAGGTTACGTCACGTCTACTGGAGTAATGGATGGAATGAATACGAACGGACTAGTCGATACGGCGAGGAACGGTGACGCTACGAGAAGAGTGATCACATCCGTTCGTACGCTAGGTAGCGCTATCGATCCGAATAATCCCAGTCCGCTGGGTGCGGTCGGTACCGGTATCTGCACCGTCGAAACTAAGATTACGACGCAAACATTCGAAGATCGTTCGAGTTTGAGCGGATTGTATGATTACAGCGACGGTAGCGAACAAGGCTCCAGTGAAACGTTGAGTCTTGTCGAATCCGGTCAGACTTCAGATGGCGCCGGTGGTGAAGTAAGTGCGGGAGTTAGCGGTGATGTGGAAGTGGTCGAGCAAGGAGAAAGTCTGAAAACAGGACAACGAACGTTAATTACTGATAAAATCTGTAGCAAAGAAACGGTCGTACGTAAGATCGGTCGAAGCGGTATCGATGGATTGACGATGCAAGATATGTTGGGTCAGTCATCGTCGACACAGTCGCGTAAAGATAGTAAACGGAAGGAATACTTTATATCCGGACACGTTACATCACCGAAATTAACCGCTGAGAAAGTAGTCATAGCCGATAAATCCGATACGGACGGCAGCGATTCCGAAATGAGTGGGTCTGAATATTTCTCTCAGGAAAATAACGGGACAATCATTCGTAAGCAACACGCGACAGTCAGTAGTTCGGACGAGAAATCTTCGTCAAATCAGGATTCAAGTAATGGTAATAACGTAGTTACAGGTAGTGAACAAAGCAGTGCAATACAAGAGAAGAGTAGCAGTCATCAGGGTAGTATGTCGATGTCTATGTCATCGAGTAGTAGCGCCGATAGCGGTATCTCTAGTTTAACATCAGCTGAAACCCACGACACGAACCTATCCGATTCTCCGCCTTTATCGGCGAAAATAGCTGCCGAAATAGAAGCAGAACTGAGAAGTTCACATTCGGAATCGGGAAAAACGTCGGAAACGTCTTCGTCGAGAATTGTTGGCAGGCGAATAACCGGTGCACCATCGAGGGTACATTCACACAGTGCCAGTGTCGTATACGACCCAGTTCCAGTCAGTAATATACCCGTTCCACTATCGCGTCGTATTAATGATATTCCTAATACTAAACATACTATAAATACTGGTGGATCTACTACAACTTATAGAACAGTAACAGAACATTCAGGTGTAAAGGAAGAAAGTGTGCCAGTTTCTATGATTTCATCATCGCAGTCAGGAGCGATTAGTTCCTCTTTTGGAACTGTTACTTCCCCGTCATCTATTGAAATCATAAAATCTGTTGATAATGGTGACAGTTCGAGTTCGGCGTCATCGGGATCTGGAATGAACAGAACAAAAACAGTCACGACAACAACgactgaaaaatcattttcaggcGGTTCCGGGGGTAATACGGATATTTTCGGTTTGCCGTCGGGTCTCAAATCAAAAACTGAATCATTCGGCTCAGAATCTCACACAGTTATAACTAAAACCGATATTAAAGATGATGCAGTGGGAGCCATGATCGATAACTTACACGAAAAATGTGAAGCAGGAACGACATCGCATCGAGAAAGTTCCGATGACGTTTTAACAGACGTAATCAAACTGCCGACGAGTCCAACGAGATTCACGAGCTCGAAACATATAACAATACATCGTCAGGTCGTTTCCGATAGCGACGCGATTAAAGAAAGTTCGATGGAGGAATTTCATAAAACGGTCGACGGCCAAACAGTCGAACATTGCGTAAAACGATCGGGATCATTCAGCGCCGATACCGAAATTAAAGGACTTTCGAATGCTGGCGAAAATGTTTCTTCTGTAAGCGACGAAAATACGGATAACACGGAATTACAGCGATCCGATTCTTATCAACTGAAGTCAATCATGAAGAAGGGCGGGGATCAGTCGGCATCGAgaatgaagaaagaaattaaattcgcTATCGGAACTGTCGGTGG GAATATACAAATGAGATCTGGGCAACGCTCCCAAATCAGGGGTGAAAG TTATGTGTCGACTAGTTCCGACGAGAGCGTATCTACGGAcgaagatgaagatgatgatgatgatgatgatgaaggaAATGATAGCGAGTCGTCGACTGGAAGTTTCGACGAAGGGTCATACGACGGTCAGAAAGGATGTATCGTATACACTTGTAAGGACGATGAGAAAATAGCTCAAGGTACCCAAGGTGCCCATATGTTCGATCAGAATATTCGTGAAAC TTTTGACATGAACAGTGATGTGAGAGCAGCTTGTGAAGCTGTTTCGAAACATCtgttagatggtgaagaattGGTTGATGAAACATTG aaatcagaAATGGAAATTATACGTCAGGAATGGTTTAAGATTTCTAGTCAGCGAATGTCAAATCAATATCAAGTAGAGGATTTTCTGTCAGCGGTCAATGAGATTTCTGATGATCTTTTGAGTCTTGTCATCAATCTTTCTGATACAAAT GGAAACAGTGCAGTCCATTATGCTGTGTCTCATTGTAATTTCGAAATAGTTAGTTTGCTCATAGATACTGAAGTTTGTGACATCAATAAACCAAACAAGGCTGGGTATACACCGATCATGTTGGCTTCACTCGCTCAGGTACACTCAGAATCACAACGTGAGGTTATACGTCATTTATTTAGAGAAGGAGATGTGAATAAGAAAGCCAGTCAG GCTGGCCAGACTGCTCTTATGCTTGCTGTCAGTCACGGTAAAAGAGAGATGGTTAAACTATTGTTAGACTGTGGAGCCGATATAAATGCGCAAGATGAAGACGGCTCATCTGCTCTAATGTGCGCCAGTGAACACGGACATGCTGACATTGTCAAAGTTCTCCTTGCGCAGCCAGAAATTGATCCATTGATGCATGACAAT GATGGAAGCACTGCCCTGTCTATTGCAATGGACAACGGTCATCGGGATATCGCTGTTTTATTATACGCCAAGCGCAGTCCTCGTAGACAAGGCTCACCG ATGATGATAAGGAAACTAAG CTCTCtaataaaatga